In the genome of Bremerella sp. JC817, the window TTGTTTGGAACATTCCACGATCAACTGGAAAGCAAGAAGCGATGGTTAATTGAAGGTTCTGATCCACGTCTATCGGATGGGTTGGAGCTTGATAGTTCGCCAGGAAACGATCCGTTCGGAGACCCATTTGGTACCATTCGCAAGATCTTTTCCGCAGAGAAGCCGAAGGATGAAAAGAAGCCAGCGGATAAGCCGAAGCCATGGGATGAGATGGTGGCCGAAATAAATGTGACGTTGCCTTGGCCCAACGCGCAGCAGACGCTGGTTCCACCTTTAAAGGAAATGATGGCAAGCGAAGACCCAGCGACGCGTCTGCTGGCAGCCAGCAATCTGTTAGTCATGGGGCATAAAGACGAGACTTTGCCCGTCATCGAAGAGGCAGTGCAAGCACGACCGTCGCTTGCGGGAAATGCAGCGGCTATATTGCCATGGTTGCCGTGGGAACAACGCCTCGAGAAATTCAACTGGCTCTTGCCGATGGCGTTACAGAATGATCAGTCACGTCAACTCTTTCAGGCATTCACCGAACCGTTGGAACCTCGTGGTGCGGAACGTCTCTGGGAGATCGTTGCCGACAAAGATTTCAATTCAAGACTCGCAGGCAATATCTCTCGAGCGATTGGTTCGTCGCTGACGGGCGAGTGGTACTGGCGGTACGATAAAGACAGCAACGACAACCCAGCCATCAAGGATCAGGTGATCGAGAACGCCAAGTTGCACCTGCAGACGGGGAACGAGTGGGAAACCTTGATTGCCCTCTTTCAGATCAGTAATGCCGATCCAACGATGGCAGCCAACCTGGCGAAAGAGATTTACGCCGACGAGTTCCAGCCGCAAGAACTCCGCGACGACGCCTATCAGATTGCCTTCCTTTACGCGGATCCCGACAAACGCGTTGCGTTAGCGAAAGAGGGACTGCAGAGCGATAATCCCAAGCACCAGGCGATTGCCGTGGTCGCGCTGGTTCTGGCGGATGAATATGATGAGTTTTCAACCGTCCGCAACGAACTCCATTTCAATCGTTCGTATTCCTCGCATTTCTTTTCATCATCAAGCTCAGGCCCTGGTCCGATCATTCCGAAGGTGATCGACGGAATTGACCCGGAAACCGCTCGCGATCTGCTGACACACTCAGAAGCAAAGGTGCGTGCCCTGGCTGGCTATGCTCTGGCAATGCATGGCGATGACGCGGGACTGGCAGAGTTGCTTGAATTCTGGAGAAACGAGGCGTATGAAGATTCGACCTACCAACGGCTTGTCTATAGCGCGATTGCCAAGTTGAACGCAGGCGATCAGATCGAAACATTACGGGAAATCGCCTCGCAGCACGAAGGCTACTACGCCGGGCAGTTCTACTGGACGATCCGCATCATGAGCGGCGACGAAGTGCTTCAGTTACGCAAAGAACTGCGAGACAAGTTTGGCGACAACATACTTCATTAAGTACGAAGCGAAGCCACACCAACGTGGTCAACGAACAACATCCAGCCCAGATCAAATATGCCTGGCCGCTTGGCGGTGGCGACTTTTCAAGAGGACGATTATGAGAACCGCATTTCTTAAGGTATCTGCAGTCGCTACGGTGGCCTGTTTATTATTGGTTAGTGGCCCGCAATCGACATTCGGTGAAGAAGCTCGGTTGCTCCGGTCCAATGGCACATCTGTAATCAAGCGGTTGCCGCAGGAACTGGTGGTGACCATCGAGTTTCTCGCACGCGATAAGTCGGTGAAGGAAGCGGTTGCCAAGCTCGAAAGCCGCAAGAAGACTGCCGAAGGCTTGCTCAAGACGTTGGATGCCAACATGGAGTCGATGCAGTTTACCATGCCATCGACATCCAATCGTTCCAGCCAAAAGATGGAAGAGTTGCAAGCGATGTTCCAGGAAAACGTTCGTCGCAGCGGATCGGAAATGCCGGAAGGCCTCAAGCTGCCGAAGTCGGTTAATGTGAGCTCGACGTTGACAGTCCGTTGGCCTCTGCCTGAAGGATCGCCAACGGAATTATTGTTGGTAGTCAGTGAGCTGAAGCAAAAAATCGAGGAAGCGGATATCGCCAGTACCAAAGATGAAGAGCCGAATCTGGCCGAGCAGGAAATGATGGCGGAGGCCGAGGCGATGGGGTACAGTTCGTACCGATCGCGTTCCAGCGAAGAGGTCGAACCAGGCACGCCGAAGTTCAGCTTCCGCTGCCAACTTGCGGACGAAGATCGTCAGCAGGGGCTGAAGGATGCTTTCAAGAAGGCTCGGGCAAGTGCCGAGGAACTGGCGAGTGCTGCGGGAATGAAGGTAGCCCGCCTGAGCAATCTCGAGTCGAACGTCCGTGGTGCATCAGTCGAGATGAACGAATACTACGGCTACCCTGGCGGCTACGGACGCGGGATGGGGATGCCTTCGACAGACGATGGCTTGACGGCGGAGAGCCCTTTGTTTGGCGAACTCGAGTTTCACTTTTCGGTCGGGGCAGCCTTCGAGATGGTCGCCGCTCCGAATTAACTTTTCTCGCGATAGACATCCCATTTCAGCCCTGGTCCGGACGAGCGGAAGCAGGGCTTTTCTTTTTGCTGGCTGACATCTTCCTGCGGCCAATTATTCAACTTAATTTCGAGTCTTCCCGCTGCTTTCTGGGATCGTGCTCAAATCTCATCGGTGAACCGATCTCCAGCTGACTCGGCAGACATTCGCCCACCAAAAGGGAGTTATCCATCGTGACTTGAAACCGTCGAATGTGTTGGTGTCGCTCGAAAATGGGAGGCCGGTTCCGAGGAGCATCGACTTTGGTGTGGCGAAGGGGATTCAGCAAAGCATGGCAGGATGGACGTTAAATGGGCCCAGTGCAACCTTGCCGTTTCCCTGGTTCGATTGGATGCACTTCTTGATCAACTACGAGCGGGCTGAGAAACTGATCCACGATCATCTTCCTATGCCTGACCCACAATTAGGGACACGGACTCGACGAGCTCTGTTAATTGTGCAGCGATGCTCTCTGTGAACCCTTAAGCCTTTGCCTTCTTGATTTCGCCGTCACAATGCCTACCGAATCTGTACAATGCTACCCCGAAAACCCCGGTATCCTGCGACGGTTCGAATTGGGTGGACTGTCGAAATCGGAACTGCGAGAGAGGCTTCGAA includes:
- a CDS encoding SIMPL domain-containing protein (The SIMPL domain is named for its presence in mouse protein SIMPL (signalling molecule that associates with mouse pelle-like kinase). Bacterial member BP26, from Brucella, was shown to assemble into a channel-like structure, while YggE from E. coli has been associated with resistance to oxidative stress.), whose protein sequence is MRTAFLKVSAVATVACLLLVSGPQSTFGEEARLLRSNGTSVIKRLPQELVVTIEFLARDKSVKEAVAKLESRKKTAEGLLKTLDANMESMQFTMPSTSNRSSQKMEELQAMFQENVRRSGSEMPEGLKLPKSVNVSSTLTVRWPLPEGSPTELLLVVSELKQKIEEADIASTKDEEPNLAEQEMMAEAEAMGYSSYRSRSSEEVEPGTPKFSFRCQLADEDRQQGLKDAFKKARASAEELASAAGMKVARLSNLESNVRGASVEMNEYYGYPGGYGRGMGMPSTDDGLTAESPLFGELEFHFSVGAAFEMVAAPN